The Polaromonas naphthalenivorans CJ2 DNA segment GTAACTTTGAGTTCTGCGGTGACTTGGGCAAGGGAGCATTCAAAAGTGCTTACCTGGCTAAGACTGGCAACGATGCATTCGCGCTGAAACTTGCAGTAGTAAGCGGGTCTCCAGAACGACTCATACGAGAGACAGCCGCTTTGCAGGGTTGCTCGCATCCTAGCATTGCTCGCGTGCTCGAAGCGTTTCCTTACCAATACGAAGCGCTTACCATGTGGGTCGTCATGGAAGAGTTCTTGGACGGCGGGACCTTGGAGCAGCACTTAAAGAGTGGCCCGCTTTCACCAGAAATGGTTCGCGCGATTGGCCTGTCTTTGGCGGAGGTACTGGAGCATCTGCATGAGCGTCGGCTAGTGCACCGCGACATTAAGCCTGCCAACATATTGTTCCGAGGGGGCGTACCAGTGCTTACTGATTTTGGCATTGTACGTATGCTCGACCAACCGTCGCTAACACATGCGTTCCTTGCGATGGGGCCAGGGACACCGGCTTATGCGGCTCCAGAGCAGCTCACAAACGAGAAGGCGCTCATCGATTGGAGAACAGACCAATTTGGCCTTGCCATCGTTCTCTCGGAGTGTCTAACCGGTCACCATCCATATTTGGAGACTGGTAGGTCCATCCATGAGGCAATTTTGGCTCTGTCAGCAAAACAAGAGATACCGCATTCATCACGAGATGAACTCGTTAGGTTGGGCTTTAGTTCTTTAGTGCAGGCATTAAAACCTTGGCCTATTGCAAGGTATCGCAAGCCGGCACACCTCATCAATGCATTAAAACAAACCTGAGAACCTTATTATGGCGGCGTATCTGCAGCAGGGGCATGGCTCTTGGGGACTTTTGGAGGAAGAAGACATAGGCGTGTACAAAGGCCTTGTATTAAGTCCGGTTAACGATAGTCCTGATGGTGTACGTAACGGACTCGCGCGACTGAAAGAAAAGCGAAAAGAACTTGAGGTGATTCTTGACCCTCAGCTTTACAACCCAACCATCGATAAAGGCCGCCTTAACGAGTGGGACTACTACTCCGCCGATTTTGAGACTGCTGACCACAGCGATGCCTCTTGGTGGAGCGCGCGCGGAAGGGAAGTGGTCGACAACGCACTTCAGCTTGGGGTTGATGCAGTTTGCTCACCTGCACTGTTTCCCCGGGAGTTCTCCGACGAGTACTATCAACTCATTGTGGAGGTCGCTGATGCAACTTGCGCCTATGCCAGCAAAAATAACATCGAGACCTTGCTCACAGCCATCATTTGTTTGAAGGACTTGGGCAACCCTGCTCGTGCACTTCAAATTGCCAGTATCCTTTCCAATACCAACTGCGAGCGCATCTATTTGACATTTTTATCGGAGGATGTGCAAACGCGTGAGCCACTCCAAGACGCTGCAGCGCTACCTACAGCAGTTCATCTTGTTCGACTACTGAGCCAGCACTTGCGAGTGCATGTTGCATTCTGTGCCCACGATTTGGTATTGTGGAAGTTTGCTGGAGCAACTGACATATCGACTGGAAAATTCTTCAACCTGCGGCGGTTTTCCCCTGGACGCTGGCGGGACGACGATAGCACTGGCCGCCAAGTCGCATACTGGAACGAAGGTCCACTTGTTACCCTGCTGCGCGACCAAGAGGTTCTTCGCTTGGACCGAGAGCATTGGTTCGATGAACGTAGTTTTACCTCTAACCCTGCTGGTGAACAAATCCTCTCTATTCTTCGTGGTGGCACAGGCAATCCTTGGCAGAAGCTGTCATGGCTTCAGTACCTAAGATGGGCCTATAACACTGATAAATTGCTTTCAGACGCTGGCAAGGCAGAGAAGGCTCTTGAGCATTGGGACGGCAAATGGGGTGAAATTCGTGCGAAACGCATTTTATTCACCGACCGCTTTAACAATGGTGACCATGTTCGCATATGGCTGAATGCTGTTCGAGAGGGGGGAGTTCGATAGCTTTTCTAGTGAGGCAATGCAACTTGGGTTCATCGTTAGCACCGGATTTTAATGAATTTTTTGTTTGGCTAAATATACGAGGCTGACATTCAAGACGGGTGGTCTAACCTTACTTTCAGCTTGTCTGTAATCAGGCAATGGTTTCAACCACACCGCCACCGACCCAAAGCGTGGCCCCCGTGGTGGCCGAGGATTGAGCAGACGACAGGTAAACGGTGTTGACCACCTCCTGGGCAGTGGTTGGCAGCTGAAAGAGGGAACTGGGGCTCCTGTTCAACAGATGCTGCTGCTGAATACCATGAACAAAAAGGCTGTATGAGTAATAGTTACCAGGTTGTCACAAGCATCCCCGAGATTGAGTTGTTGAACAGGCGACTGGCTGTCAACCTGAAAAAATCCTACTCTTTTCAGAAAGAGCGGGAGGTCACCAGCCCCGCCGGAAAATTCATTGCAAAGGTGAATTTTCAGGCCTCAGCAGGCACTGCGATACGGGCCTGGACGGGGCTGACACACAAGGACAAGCTGCTGAACCTCTTCTTCGTGGGTGAGCCACGTGGGGCCGAGTTGCTGGACATAGTTGTGCAGCTGAATTTTCCTGCGCTGACCTATCAGCGCCGGGTGGCAGGTGCCTTTGTCAAAGACCAAAATGGAGCGGTGTTTGTTGCGCACCGCGGCAACCTCACAAAGGGAAACGGTGCGTTGAAAAAAGCGGACGTCTTGCGTGAGTTTTCCTCCCAGCAGATTGAAGCGGCGGACAATAAGCAAACGGCCAAGCTGATTCTCATATCAGGGCTAGCCGACTTAACCCTTGTCACGCGGCTGGGTGAATTTGCGGATGAGGCACGGGATGTGGCAATCAAGCTAGGGAAGCAAGCCAAACAAGCCAAAGCAGCTGCTGCGCGCGGTGGCGCGCGTCAAGGGGCAACCACAACCAACCCACCCCGACCGGGCCGGGTGCGTGCTACCGCTGGAATGAAACTGCAACAATATTTTGACGAATATGCGGGGACTGGCAGCACCAAAGGGCATGAAGGCGGACAGCGCACTGTGGAGCACGGCCACATTGTTAAGGCCCTGGAAGCGCATCAGCGCCACACTGGAGAAAGTCAAAAAGCACAGGCCATTGACCTAGCCGTGGTGGCTCAGCACCAAGTCAATCTGTTCGAGGTCAAGACTTCGGCAAAAACCACTGATGTTTACACCGGCGTTGGGCAGCTAATCATCCACGGGGAAAGCATTTGCGAGCGACTGACGCTTCCGGTCCACCGCTTCCTGGTGCTACCCGAGATGCCCAACAGCTTGCATGCCAAGCATATTCAGGGTAAGGCCGAAGTGCGCATCGTTACCTACCAGAAGGTCCAGGGTGGCTACGAGTTCATAGGGCTGTAGCCGGGCCGTGTGAAAGGGGCTTTTGTGCTGGGCGTCGTGCTCAAAACGAGAAAGCGTTCTCAGTCAAGGTGCTGCCAGCCTTTGGGTAAGTAGTCACCTTTATCTCGGCCACAGTGGTGTCCAGGCTGAGGTCCTGACAAAAATCTTTAGGCCCACACCAACATAGGTGGGGTTTTCCAAAGCCGAGACTGATGAGTTTGTCAAGCACATAGTCACGGTCTTGACCCATATCCGTGGTTTCACGACCCAGTTGACCGCCTGTGACTACTGGCCGAATAAACAGCCTGTTTGTATCTGGAATATTTGACTCCAGCTCGGCAAAGAAATCGTCAATTGCACCGCCATAGCTGGCGTTCGGGAAGTGGCACAGGAATAGCTTATTCCCATACCCGACAGCGATTCCAATGCAGGAGCCCAAGCCCTCCTTATAAAGGATGCGGCAGGAAACATTGGCCTTGTATTGCCATTGCTCTACCTGCAGTTCGTATGTGGTTGCGATGCAATTAGTCATGTTGCGTATTTGCATTCAAAGCCGCAGCATAACGCTTCCAGGGCCTACCCGTTATAGTGATACGCAGCCTTGCACCTTCAACCGCATAGCAACCTTCATGTCCACCATGGTAGCGCTCGTGGGCGGTTGGTCGAAGTAGAGCTTGATGAGCCACCACAGCTCTAGCGCGTTTGTGGCCATCCCTTGGCGATAAAAAGCAAAAAGTGCCCATCTGCCTTTTCGAGCATGAAAGAAAAAATCAGCACCATGGATGGGAAAGAAGCAGTGATAGCATCCGTACCAACAATTCAGCGGCGCCGCCATCAGCATTGAAAGCTGCGAGCACCGAACCGTTGGAGACCGTCATCTAGATTGCAAGAAGCGGCATGAATCGTCCTATCAGCTCGGCATTCTCTTGGTGTCCAAGTGCTCTTTTGTGCCGCCACGTAGCCTAGCGCTGTGTGCACTGAGCGGAGCAAAGTTTATGTGGGCAACTCAAAGTCATCGGTCCAGGTGGGCTATGCCACCCGATGACAGCTCCTCCGCGTGAAGTTCCAGGAGCGTGTTCGCAGGTCGCAAGCACGTTGCCACCAGGCGTCGTAGTGCCGGGCTTGTTTAGTGACCATGCGTTGTGGTTCCAGCCGGCATTCGCATGAGCGGTGGTACCTTTTTGGGTGGGATGCCGAGTGGGCGGACACTTGTTCCCATGGGCGTTCTCGTGGCCGTACGAGTACGCGAGCCTCCGGTATGGCAAAGCGGCCGGCGGGGGTATTGGCGAGTCCGGCGCCAATGACGCGCCGTGATGTGGAGCAACCATCCCGATTGGATTGACGGGGTTGAGAATCGGGACAAAGTCCGCATAGTCGCAATCACCCGTCAGCAGCCAGCTCCTAGGGGGTGGCAATTCGTTGTTCTCTACAACGAGCACCAGTCCAGAGCCATTGCGGTCCGGTCCGGAACCGCGTGCGTAGTGAAGCGTCCGGTGACCGGGCAACAGCACGGACCCGAAAGACCCACCCGCGCCCGCGTATGTTTGGAACGTTCCTCCCGAAATTTTTACGTCGTACGCGAACGCAGTGTGGGTTGGGCCTACCTTCTGGAGCGGCGCAATCCACTTCTGCTTCAGAGCAGGGTAGGTGTTGTTCACCAACGTGGCATAGGCACCAGCCCAGTGGTCTGCGTCCCAATGCGACAACACAATCACGGGGTTGTAGCTAAAGCAAAAACGCAAGTCATTGGGCCTTGTCTTTGCGTTGCGATAAACCCCCGCACCCAGGTCGAAGTACAGCGTGGGCACCAACCACCCGTAGGAGTTTACTGCCAATGCGTTGGCATTCCCTTGGCCAACGTCGTATACAGCAAGGTAGTCAGCATGCGGTGTACCCACTTCGCGTGCAAAATCTTTTGAAGTAAGTTGCGTCAGATGCCGAAGTGTGAACATCTGGTCCAAGGCTTTTGCGATTTTTTGCTCCGACGGCATCGCTCCCTTGACCGTCACCGGCGCGGCAGGGGCGAACAGGCCTCCATAGAGCAATGCGGGATTGTCCGGGTTGGCGCCTGGGCGCAATTCCAGCGTGAACCAAGAACGCTCCATGGCGGCCACACGCTGGCGACTGAACGGGTCTTGGTGGTGCGGGACTCGCAGGTTCTGCGCGAGCGGGTCACCTGCATCTATTTCAAGCTCGAGACGGTACAAAGGAGCGTTCTCGAACGGATTGGCTGCGCCCGGTCCCAACGAGCGGATGCGCACCTTCCACAATCGGTCGAGCTTTTCTGACGGAAGTGACAGGTCCAGTGAAGGGTCAACGACGCCCTGGTGGTCAAGCCAGTTCGCGTCGATGAGGTCAATTCCCAGCAAGACCCTATTAGGGCGCTTGTCGTCTCGTTCCAGATGGTCCACGCGTCCGTATGCGCGCGAGGGCACGTCCGGTTGGCTGTCGTTCTGACGGCTAAAGTGTCTATTCATTTTATCTTCCTCCTCCTTTGTGAGTGCTAAGCGGCTGAGCACATATGGTCGGAAGATATGCACCAGCTATTACTTATTAACAAGCTCAAGCATCTATTCTTGACTAACGATAGCCGACGATTGGTAAGCAATCGGCAAACTCGACATGGAGTTTGCGGACGGGGTTCATGTGGCGGGGGTCGCCGGTGAGTATCGATAGAAGCTGGGTGGTCAATGCAACAACTGCGTTTGAATTGCGCACCACGTCGTAGCTCAGCTGGGCAGGATAGCCAGATACTGTTCTGGCCATGGGATGAAGTCCGCCATGTGCATAGCTGTTGAGCGCTTTCCATGTGACATCGCGGTATTCCTTGAGTTGTCCCACAATGCCTTGTGGAGCTGTGCTGCTGGCCTCTAGCCCCTTGAGCATTTCAGCCAGCATAGGACCCTCGTTGGCTCGCCTGGCTGTTTCCACGGTCAACGGCTTGCCCAGCTTTTCGACCCAGGAGTCGTTCGCGGTATGTAAAACCCAAATGCCTCTGACCAAGCTCTCATATTGAGGCCGCATCAACGCGTAGGCCGAGGGTAGCAAATTGCTGTTGATGAGCACGAAGGCTCCAGTCGCGTGCTCAAGGGACAGCAGGCCAGCCTGAAATGAAACCTGTGAGCGGCAGTCTTCGAAGGGATTCAGGTTGCAGACATGCGTCTGCACCGCCTTATGTAAGTCTGCAGTTCTACCAAGAAGTTTCTTTAGTTTTTCTTCACTCATCTAATGTTTCCTGCTGTGATTTCTGACTTCATTCTGCTCAATATTCCGGGTGTGCCTGCATCTCGGATAATTGCTGCAACCAAGGAAAGCGCCGTATTTTCCGTTCTTTGGAACCACAAAACCGTCGCCGCATACTGAGCACAGCTCGTTTGAGCTCTCGGTGCCGTCGGCCATGCGCACGGTAATCTGATGCTCCCTCACCAGCTCCTTCACAAACGCAGACTCTTTGAGTGTGATGGTGATGAGGGTGACCGTGGCCCGCGCTCTGGTCAGCGCGACATAAAAGAGCCGCCGCTCCTCGGCGTTTTCGAACGCATCTCCCCCTGGCATTGCCAGTAAAAGCACGGGGTCATCAGCTATTTGACTTGGAAAGCCCATTGTCTCGGAGGTCATTCTCGGCAAAATGATGTGGTCAGCTTCAAGGCCCTTGGATGAGTGAACAGTAATGAAGTCCAGCTCAAGCGCATCGTTTGCGTAAGGCAAATAAGCCTTGTCTTTTTGGTATCTACCCAGCATTAAAACCTTGGGCTTTCGTCCAACTGTGGCGTTTTCCCGCGAAATCTCCCCAAGGCGCATTTGCACTGCAGCTCGAATCTGTCTTTCGTCGTCAACCCGAATGATGAGTACTGGTTCAGCGAGGTTAGGCTTGGAAGAGCGAACGGCTTTGCGCAACTGCTTCGGGTTCTTCTGAACAAATGCACTGCTGATGTCGCACAGCGATTGCGGGCAACGAAAGGTGGTTTCCAGCTTGAGCGTGACCGCACTGCCATACCGGCGTTCGAAATCAGTCATGACTGCCAGGTCAGCCCCCGCGAAGCGGTTGATGCTCTGCCAGTCATCACCCACAGCAAACAAACATTTGTCGGGACCGCTCACCAAACCTGCAACCAGTCGAGCCCGTGCTTGGCTCGCATCCTGAAACTCATCGACCATTACAAGCTCGTAGGGGCTCTTCCATTTCCCCTGCTCGACACAGTCTGTGGCGAGATTGAGCATGTCATCAAAGTCAATGCATTTGTCCTTTGTGAGCTGAGCTTCCCATTGGGTCCAAATCTTCTCAAGCAGGCCCAGAAACATCGTGTGCCTGAACTTGAAATCTCCTGCGACGCCTGATTCCAATCGCTTCTTGAGGTCTCCCAGGTCGAGCCGATTGCTTTTGGCATGTGTTATGAAAGAGCGGAAGGTTTTTGCAAGTCGCGGATTTTCTATTGCTTTTCTGCCCGGAACAGGCCTGTCTGGATTGGGCTCGAGCGTCACACCAAGCTGTTGAAGCTGAGTCTGCAGATACTCGAAAGCCTTGCCTGACCAGAGTTGCGCGACCGTGGTCTCCAGCAGCTTGGTACCGTTGGCAGCATGGACCTGCTTCTTCCATTCCATACCTTCCTGATAACCAACGAAGTCTGGCGGCGCTTGGCCATTGGCATCCAGTGCCCAGTGCTCCAAATACGCTTTGGCATCGGGCAAGTAGAAGTCTGGGTAGTATTGCCGATGATGCGCATCGGCCGTATCGACCTCATACGCTCCTTCGTAGACATACCGAACGCCGTTGTAGAAAAACCAGTTGGCAATCAACTGCTCACCACGGCTTTTCACAACCTCATTATTAAGGGTCCTAAAGCCTTCCTTTTTGGAGTTTCTGTCCCAAGAATCAGGTGCTTGTGCTTCTTTGCCAAACTTTGGCAGGTCCTGGCCCAGCACAACTCGGAAAAGGTCCCAGCTGATTCGAAAGCCGGTGTCCCGGTCCTTGAGGTCGTCGACGATGGCCATCAGCTGCTCCAGGTCTTTGCCGTTCTCA contains these protein-coding regions:
- a CDS encoding serine/threonine protein kinase, encoding MSGAPDLAAAAAALCKQRNFEFCGDLGKGAFKSAYLAKTGNDAFALKLAVVSGSPERLIRETAALQGCSHPSIARVLEAFPYQYEALTMWVVMEEFLDGGTLEQHLKSGPLSPEMVRAIGLSLAEVLEHLHERRLVHRDIKPANILFRGGVPVLTDFGIVRMLDQPSLTHAFLAMGPGTPAYAAPEQLTNEKALIDWRTDQFGLAIVLSECLTGHHPYLETGRSIHEAILALSAKQEIPHSSRDELVRLGFSSLVQALKPWPIARYRKPAHLINALKQT
- a CDS encoding ComEC/Rec2 family competence protein codes for the protein MNRHFSRQNDSQPDVPSRAYGRVDHLERDDKRPNRVLLGIDLIDANWLDHQGVVDPSLDLSLPSEKLDRLWKVRIRSLGPGAANPFENAPLYRLELEIDAGDPLAQNLRVPHHQDPFSRQRVAAMERSWFTLELRPGANPDNPALLYGGLFAPAAPVTVKGAMPSEQKIAKALDQMFTLRHLTQLTSKDFAREVGTPHADYLAVYDVGQGNANALAVNSYGWLVPTLYFDLGAGVYRNAKTRPNDLRFCFSYNPVIVLSHWDADHWAGAYATLVNNTYPALKQKWIAPLQKVGPTHTAFAYDVKISGGTFQTYAGAGGSFGSVLLPGHRTLHYARGSGPDRNGSGLVLVVENNELPPPRSWLLTGDCDYADFVPILNPVNPIGMVAPHHGASLAPDSPIPPPAALPYRRLAYSYGHENAHGNKCPPTRHPTQKGTTAHANAGWNHNAWSLNKPGTTTPGGNVLATCEHAPGTSRGGAVIGWHSPPGPMTLSCPHKLCSAQCTQR
- a CDS encoding DUF6988 family protein → MSEEKLKKLLGRTADLHKAVQTHVCNLNPFEDCRSQVSFQAGLLSLEHATGAFVLINSNLLPSAYALMRPQYESLVRGIWVLHTANDSWVEKLGKPLTVETARRANEGPMLAEMLKGLEASSTAPQGIVGQLKEYRDVTWKALNSYAHGGLHPMARTVSGYPAQLSYDVVRNSNAVVALTTQLLSILTGDPRHMNPVRKLHVEFADCLPIVGYR
- a CDS encoding UvrD-helicase domain-containing protein, which codes for MAQSWGPSGPGKLFTNSPAWNLTLDGEQFALEVRGKAQTGSVLLLESLAIEPGTFWTALHFPSKNGKRQSLDGIPNEEAASLRQTLFSTIEQIRHRERVQALLKDFNTVTAPVLTWAKQAVQAAKDQLQKKGWLTHEFVQRQNEGKPTGLSKYLSTPEVANHVEKQSAQFHADLKFWKHDFSIFAKGVNERHLAKELIGSKEFFDSVEKSPLTDEQAKAVVCFDNRVLLVASAGSGKTSTMVAKAGYALKMGYCEADRMLLLAFNNDAAAELRQRIQDRLGPLGLPADKVVAKTFHAFGLDVIGLATGKRPSLAPWVENGKDLEQLMAIVDDLKDRDTGFRISWDLFRVVLGQDLPKFGKEAQAPDSWDRNSKKEGFRTLNNEVVKSRGEQLIANWFFYNGVRYVYEGAYEVDTADAHHRQYYPDFYLPDAKAYLEHWALDANGQAPPDFVGYQEGMEWKKQVHAANGTKLLETTVAQLWSGKAFEYLQTQLQQLGVTLEPNPDRPVPGRKAIENPRLAKTFRSFITHAKSNRLDLGDLKKRLESGVAGDFKFRHTMFLGLLEKIWTQWEAQLTKDKCIDFDDMLNLATDCVEQGKWKSPYELVMVDEFQDASQARARLVAGLVSGPDKCLFAVGDDWQSINRFAGADLAVMTDFERRYGSAVTLKLETTFRCPQSLCDISSAFVQKNPKQLRKAVRSSKPNLAEPVLIIRVDDERQIRAAVQMRLGEISRENATVGRKPKVLMLGRYQKDKAYLPYANDALELDFITVHSSKGLEADHIILPRMTSETMGFPSQIADDPVLLLAMPGGDAFENAEERRLFYVALTRARATVTLITITLKESAFVKELVREHQITVRMADGTESSNELCSVCGDGFVVPKNGKYGAFLGCSNYPRCRHTRNIEQNEVRNHSRKH